CGCCGTGGACGGCATCAAAGAATTGCTCCTGGAAACACGCAGCCGCTGGAAGGCCGAGCATGAGACCGACGGTCATCATTCGGTGGCGAACTGGGTGACCCCTCAGTTGCTCCAGATTTACCTGCAATACGTCCGCAACCTCGCGCTGCTGGAACGGCGCCTGACGCCGGACCTGTACACGCTGGTGCTGGCGGCCAAGCAGACCGCCGGCGATGAGTTCGCGATCAAGCTCTTGGAGACAGCCAAAAGCTATGCGTTTCAGACCGACATCGAGCATGAGCATTTCCCGCCCGTGGCTGCCGGGATCGAACAGTTGGAGTTGCCGGACGGCCAGATCGTCCGGGCGAAGAACCGGCTCCAAGGTCCGCCGTTGGTATGGAGGTCCCTGTCCCTCCGCCCCAAACCGACGCGGGCGAAGAGCCGGCGATGGGCGCTCTTGTGGAATCCCTTTCGCCAGTGTTCCTGGCCGCCGGAAGACGAGAAGATCGAGAGCTTCACCAGCCACGTGCGGGAACAGGCGCGGGCCATTCTCGGGGCCGACCTGGCGAAAGTGGAAAGGTTCACCTCGTCCATCAAGGACGGGATCGATCTCCGCGAAAGCCTGCGCCATTGGTGCGCGAGTCAGCGGGGTGCCGGAGCGGCAGTACCGGTTTCCACGGAGCGCCGACCCCGTATGGACATTTATGTGAAGGAAATCCCCCCGGCCAGGGGCAATGTCGAGGTCGTAGTCTTTCTCTTCGACACGCCGGCCGATCCGGACGAATATCGCTGGCGGGCGACTTGGTATGCGGAACATGCCGAAGAATCCACGCTGTGCTTCTACGCCACCCCCTTCGAGGACAACATGGTCGGACCGGGCATCGCCCAGTCCCGCTACGGCGGCGCCATGTTTCTTTTCCCTCCCCGGCCCATCCCGGACATCTGGACCGACCCGAGCTTCGATTTCGCCAAGACGTTGGAGGATCGCCTTATTGCCGCCGCCGCCTTGCATTCCCGCGAGCCCTATATCGCCTTGGTCTCTCCTATCCCCCCGCGCGTGACATGGCGACGGATTGTCCGACATTTCGGACGGAGACTGGTTCCGATTCCCTTGAGCCGATTCTCCGGCCAGACGATCGATCGCCTGCGCCGCTTCCATGTGCTGAACGGACACGACATCAGAAGCTATGCGGCAAGATTCATCAGGGAATGAGAAATGGGATTGTCCCGCGAAGCAGCCCGGAAGCGCATCGAGGCCTTGCGGAAAGAGATCCGCCGGCACGATTATCTGTACTACGTCAAAGACCGGCCGGAGATTTCCGATTCCGAATACGATCGGTTGTTCCGGGAACTGGTCGAACTGGAAACGGCCTATCCGGACCTGATCACCCCCGACTCCCCCACCCAACGCGTCGGCGCGCCGCCGCTCGACGAACTCAACAAGGTCGAGCATGAGAAGCCGATGCTCAGCCTCGATTCAGTCGCCGATGAGGAGGACGTTCTCGCCTTCGATAAGCGCATGAAGCGGGAGCTCGGCGTGGAGACCGTGGAGTACACGGCCGAGCCCAAGTTCGACGGGCTCTCGGTCGAACTGGTGTACGACAACGGCCGCTTCGCCCGCGGCGCCACCAGAGGAGACGGCGTGACCGGCGAGGACGTCACCGTGAACCTGCGCACCGTCAAGCCGTTGCCGCTGCAACTTCTGCCTGAACCAGACCTGCCCGCTCATCTCGTCGTGCGGGGCGAAGTCTACATGCGGCTCGACGACTTCCAGGCGCTCAACCGGCGCATGACGGAACGGGGCGAAGAGGCGTTCGCCAACCCCCGCAACGCCGCCTCCGGCTCCCTGCGGCAATTGGATTCCCGCATCACGGCGGAACGGCCGCTCGTCATCACCTGCTACGAAATCATGGCCCTGTCCGCCGAGCCGCCGCCGATGCATTGGGAGGAGCTGGAGTCACTGGCCCGCTGGGGCCTGCCGGTCCCGATCCATCGCCGCCGTTGCCCGACCATCGAAGACGTCATTGCCTTTCACCACGAGACAGAGGCCGTCCGCGACAACCTGCCGTTCGAAATCGACGGCATCGTCGTGAAGGTCAATCGTCGCGACTGGCAGGAACGGCTCGGCGAAAAATCCCGCAGCCCGCGCTGGGCCATCGCCTACAAGTTTACGCCCCGGAAAGAGATCACCATGGTTCAGGACATCGTCGTCTCGGTCGGACGCACCGGCACCCTGACCCCGATCGCCTTGTTGAAACCGGTCGAAGTCGGCGGCGTGACGATCAGCCGGGCGACGCTCCACAACGCGGACGAAGTGGCGCGGAAAGACATCCGGGTGGGCGACACCGTCAAAGTCGAGCGGGCCGGCGACGTCATCCCAGCAATCGCCGAACGCGTGCCCGTCTCCGGCGAGCGCCGCTCAGAGCCTTTCCGCATGCCCGGCCATTGTCCGGTGTGCGGATCGGCGGTCGCGCGGGAAGGCGCCTATTACTACTGCACCGGCCAGGCCGTCTGTTTGGCTCAATTGAAGGGGGCATTGGAGCACTACGCCTCGAAGCACGCGCTGAACATCGACGGTCTGGGCAAGAAGACCGTCGCGCAATTGGTCGATCGCGGGCTGGTCAAGAACTTGGCCGATCTCTATACCCTGACCAAGGAACAACTCCTGACGTTGGACGGTTTTGCCGATCGATCGGCCACGCTGCTGCTGGAGGCGATCGAGCGGAGCAAAAAGGTCAGTCTCGAGCGTTTCCTGTTCGGGTTGGGCATCAGACAAGTGGGCCAACACATCGCACGGATCTTGGCCAGACACTTCGGCGCGTTGGACGCCATCATGGAGGCCGACCGCGAGCAGTTCCTGCAGGTCCGCGAAATCGGCCCGGAGATCTCCGCCAGCCTGGAGTCCTTCTTCAAGGAAGGGCGTAACCGGCAGGTCATCGAACGTTTGATGCGATTGGGATTACAGCTCGAGGCCCCAGCCGACTTCGCCCGACGCGATCAGATGGCCAGGACGCTGGCCGGCAAGACCTTTGTCTTCACCGGCGGTCTGGAGAGATACAGCCGCGAGGATGCCAGACGGCTGGTGGAAGAACTGGGGGGGCAAGTGACGTCCAGTGTCAGCAAGAAGACCGACTATGTGGTGGTGGGGAAAGAAGCCGGATCCAAACTCGACCAGGCCAGGAAATTGGGGATCACGCTGCTGACCGAAGACGAATTCTCGGCGCTGGTGAAGAAACCTTCAGACTCCCTAGGCGGCTAGCTCGCCACATCCACCCTGGCCGCTTCCGGCGGCTCGACCGTCACGCCGGCTTTCTCCTCCTTGAAGATGTGCACGCTTTTGATCGACTTCGGGTCCGCCTCATGCACCACGAGGCGGCAGTTTCCCAGGCGCAGTTCCTCGCCGACGGCGGGAATCCGGCCCAGTTCCTCCTGAATCAACCCGCTGATCGTGTTAGCCTCGTCGCCCAAGTCCACCTTCAGGAAGTCGTTGACCTTGCGCACCTCGGTCCGGCCGTGAACAAGAATCTGGTTCTTGCCGATCCGTTTGATCAATTCCTCGGTGATGTCCGTTTCGTCCATGATCTCGCCGACGACTTCTTCCAGCAGATCCTCCAGCGTCACCAAACCCATGACGCCGCCGAACTCGTTCACCACGATCGCCATGTGCCGTTTTTCCTGCTGGAACTGTTTCATCAAATCATCGGCTGTCTTGCCGCGTGGGACGAAGAGCGCCGGATGGGCGATGTCCTTCAGCCTGACATCGCAATGCCCTTGGGCCAGCTCCGTCAGGGCCTTGGTCTTGTAGAGGATGCCGGTGATGTTGTCGAGTGTGCCGTCGTACACCGGGATCCGTGAGTATTTGGATTTAAAGAGCTGCTCCTGGGCGTCTTTGAGGCGCAAATTGCCGTCCAACGCAAAGACATAAATGCGCGGGGTCATCGCGTCTTCGGCTGTGATGTCGTTCAACTGAAAGACGTTCTTAATCATCTTCACTTCTTCGGACTCGATCGCACCGGCTTTGCCGCCGACATCCAGCATGATCTTGAGCTCTTCTTCGGTCACGAACGGCACCGTCAGACCTTTCCCGCCCGTGATCTTATCGATCATCGGCTCCAGGACGAACAACACCGGCTGCAGCACCCATTCGATCCAATAGACTGGGTAGGCCATCGCCAGCACAAGGGGAACGGCATGTTTAGCAGCCAGAGTCTTGGGCACCACATCGCCGAAAATCATCAAGACGAAGGTCAAGATACCGATCGCAACCGCGAGAGCTTCTGAGCCAAAGAGCCGGATGGTGATGATGGTCGCGAACGAGGCGGCGCCCGCATTCACCAGGTTGTCCCCGATCATGATGGTGGAGAGCAGTCGTTGGGGATTGCTGCGGAGGTAGAGGGCTATGGCGGCACGCTTCCCGCCACCCTCGGCCAAGGCCCGAAGCCTGGTTTCATTGACCGAAAAAAACCCGATCTCGGCCGCTGAAATAATGGCCGACAACAGAATGAGAAACAGCAGGATAAAAATGTCCATGAAAATCGAAAATTAGAGACGAATAACCGGCTCAAGAAGCCGGACAAGACGCTCTGCCGAGGCCCGATCCGGGCTGGCAAGCAGTGTGATTGGGGTACTGAGGAACAGAATGACCTGGTGAGCTCCTATCGGGCCGCCGTCATCCATTGCGCAGTACATTTACCACAGGCAAGGCGACTCATCAAGCGTTACAGCAATTCCTGACATAAAATCAACGGGTTGCCAATCTCGATGAAGGCGTGCTCTCTGAAAGTCGCGGACCGGATAGGGAAAGGGAAGTACAGCTACGTGTCATCTCTCACGACAAAAGGATCAACGTCCAGCATGCTCCCCAACCGCCCGGCGACCGCCTCAGCCTGAGTCTCGCTGGTAAATCGACCGACCTGGACGCGGTATCGTTTGCCTTCCGGCAGCTCGACCATCACGATCCGGCTATCCGGATAGCGGTCCTTCAACCGATCGATCAGCGCCCGAGCATTCGCCGGATCGGCAAATGAGCCGACCTGGACACGGAGAAACCCCATGCCGTCCGGCCTGCCCTCATAGCCGATCACACGCAGCTCGACCTCGTCCGTTCCGGAACCGGTCATCCCGAGCGCCCTTGCTCCGGCGTAGGACAGGTCGAGGATGCGGCCCCTCGCGAACGGCCCCCGGTCGTTGATCCGCACGGTCACCTGCCGGCCGGTCGTCAGCGAACGGACGACCGCCACGGAGCCAAGAGGTAGGGTCCGGTGCGCCGCCGTGAACTTGTGCATATCAAACCGTTCCCCGTTGGCCGTGTGGTTCCCATGAAAGCCCGGCCCGTACCAGGAGGCGGTTCCGCGTTCGACGTAGCCGATGGGATAGCCGGGTGGATACGCGCGGGGCGATGGAGCGCCGGCGCAGCCGGATAAGGCCCAGGCACCCAGGAAGAACGGAACAGAAATAGCCAACCGAGCAAGAGGCGTATGGAGGCCTGCTCGCATGTCAGAATTCGTCGAGGGACTTATCGCGCAGAACGTCCAAGGCCTTTTGGGTGTTCGAAACGGTCAAGACCACGATGGCGCGTTTGCCCTCGCGGGACGGCGTGCAATAGCCGCACTTGATGTTGATCCTGGCCTTGGTCAGCAGATCGGCGACCTCCTTCAAGGCGCCGGGTTTGTTCTCCAGGCTCAAGACCAGGGCCACTTCTTCCCGAAAGCGGATCTTCGCCGCCCGCAAGGCCGCCCGCGC
The nucleotide sequence above comes from Nitrospirota bacterium. Encoded proteins:
- a CDS encoding septal ring lytic transglycosylase RlpA family protein, whose protein sequence is MRAGLHTPLARLAISVPFFLGAWALSGCAGAPSPRAYPPGYPIGYVERGTASWYGPGFHGNHTANGERFDMHKFTAAHRTLPLGSVAVVRSLTTGRQVTVRINDRGPFARGRILDLSYAGARALGMTGSGTDEVELRVIGYEGRPDGMGFLRVQVGSFADPANARALIDRLKDRYPDSRIVMVELPEGKRYRVQVGRFTSETQAEAVAGRLGSMLDVDPFVVRDDT
- a CDS encoding hemolysin family protein — protein: MDIFILLFLILLSAIISAAEIGFFSVNETRLRALAEGGGKRAAIALYLRSNPQRLLSTIMIGDNLVNAGAASFATIITIRLFGSEALAVAIGILTFVLMIFGDVVPKTLAAKHAVPLVLAMAYPVYWIEWVLQPVLFVLEPMIDKITGGKGLTVPFVTEEELKIMLDVGGKAGAIESEEVKMIKNVFQLNDITAEDAMTPRIYVFALDGNLRLKDAQEQLFKSKYSRIPVYDGTLDNITGILYKTKALTELAQGHCDVRLKDIAHPALFVPRGKTADDLMKQFQQEKRHMAIVVNEFGGVMGLVTLEDLLEEVVGEIMDETDITEELIKRIGKNQILVHGRTEVRKVNDFLKVDLGDEANTISGLIQEELGRIPAVGEELRLGNCRLVVHEADPKSIKSVHIFKEEKAGVTVEPPEAARVDVAS
- the ligA gene encoding NAD-dependent DNA ligase LigA, translated to MSREAARKRIEALRKEIRRHDYLYYVKDRPEISDSEYDRLFRELVELETAYPDLITPDSPTQRVGAPPLDELNKVEHEKPMLSLDSVADEEDVLAFDKRMKRELGVETVEYTAEPKFDGLSVELVYDNGRFARGATRGDGVTGEDVTVNLRTVKPLPLQLLPEPDLPAHLVVRGEVYMRLDDFQALNRRMTERGEEAFANPRNAASGSLRQLDSRITAERPLVITCYEIMALSAEPPPMHWEELESLARWGLPVPIHRRRCPTIEDVIAFHHETEAVRDNLPFEIDGIVVKVNRRDWQERLGEKSRSPRWAIAYKFTPRKEITMVQDIVVSVGRTGTLTPIALLKPVEVGGVTISRATLHNADEVARKDIRVGDTVKVERAGDVIPAIAERVPVSGERRSEPFRMPGHCPVCGSAVAREGAYYYCTGQAVCLAQLKGALEHYASKHALNIDGLGKKTVAQLVDRGLVKNLADLYTLTKEQLLTLDGFADRSATLLLEAIERSKKVSLERFLFGLGIRQVGQHIARILARHFGALDAIMEADREQFLQVREIGPEISASLESFFKEGRNRQVIERLMRLGLQLEAPADFARRDQMARTLAGKTFVFTGGLERYSREDARRLVEELGGQVTSSVSKKTDYVVVGKEAGSKLDQARKLGITLLTEDEFSALVKKPSDSLGG